The Helicobacter sp. 11S03491-1 genomic sequence TTTAAAAGATGCCAGATTTTTAAAAGCTGATAAAAATGAAATTAACGCTATATTTAACGATAAAGACATTCCAAAAGCTCAAGTACATTACATCAAAACCTTCGAGATGAAACCTGTTTATGAAATGGACAAAAAGGGGAATAAAATTCCTAATACGCAAATTGTCAAAGAAAAAATCCCTGTCGATCCAACTTTGGAAACACGTTTTCTTTATAATATTGAAGTTTTTAAGACTATTGATAAAAGTCATTTGAAACCTATAAACAAAGATCAAAAATATAGAAATTATATTTCACATCAAAAAGATTTTGATCCTACCAACGCGCCTCTTATTTTTCAAGATTTAAAAAAATTTTTATTTGATCATACTGCCGGTCAAATCATTACATATTTAAAAGCTCAAAATGAAAATACCGGCTACATTCCGCCCAAAAAAAGTCTCAATGAAATAGAAAAAATTCAAGTTGAAAAAGCCATTGATGAAGCGTTGAAAAATATTGCTGAAAATAAAAATCTCTTGAATCCAAAATCTTCAAAAGAAGTCTCCAAGCGAGAAATAATACAAGACAAAACAAAAAAACCTAAAAAATCCAAATCTCTATAGGAAGCCGACATGAATAATAAAGTATTAGATGAATTAGAATTAGATGAATTAAAGGATAAACAAATTGCACAAATTTGGAACAATGTTATAGACAATGACAAATACGGATTGCTCTGTTCGATTTATAACAATATTTGGGAAACGAAAGTCGAAAATATCCGAAATGTCAATGTGGAAAGTATGAAAGAAACTTTAAGTGAGTTGCAGAACATTCATAAGCACGGTGCAGGCTGTGGCATAAACGGATTTATCTACACTGAGGATATTAAAAACTTCTTAAATACAATCCAAGACAAAGGCAGAGAATTTTTTACGGATAAAGCCTCTGAATACGACCTTTCTGACTCAAAAATATCCGAAATCATCAAAACTCCCGAAAGCTTTACATATGCAATTTTAGAAATATATTCAAGTGATGTTTGTTTAAGTCCGGATATATGTAAAAATAAAAATATGCAATATACACAAGAGAAAGTCGATAAAAAGGAAAAATCCAAAGGCATGAGACGATAAGCCTTTGGTTAAGAATTAAAATAAACAAAATGAACAGAAATACGATCAATAATTTTTTGAACAGCTTTTTATATTTTTACAACAAGCTCGGAGATGACAGCAGAATTTTTTTTGAACGCTTGATGAATGAAGCGGAGAATGTCAAAAATAGGAATACTCAAACTGATTTTGTAAGTCTTTTTGAAGAAGAATTAAGAAAATTTGTTGAAGATCAAGATATTCAAAATAATGTTGAGAATAAAGAAATTGAAGTTTCTAACTCCCAACCTCTTGAACCTGTTGTTGAACAAAACCAAATTCAAGAATTTCAAACAGAGTCTCTTAAAACATTTACCCTACCTATTAACTGGGAAAATTTTCAATTTAATATGGATATTATTGCTAATAAACTCCTTGAGAACAATCAAAAAGAATTAAAAAAAT encodes the following:
- a CDS encoding ArdC-like ssDNA-binding domain-containing protein yields the protein MPTENEINQTYTSKIETPKKKWEDYTIQEKKESFLKHILKEVAQSIKGKYAPFTQPVEKFQRAYNPYNGLPFTTLNSLILDIKQKQHNYKENAWISLKDARFLKADKNEINAIFNDKDIPKAQVHYIKTFEMKPVYEMDKKGNKIPNTQIVKEKIPVDPTLETRFLYNIEVFKTIDKSHLKPINKDQKYRNYISHQKDFDPTNAPLIFQDLKKFLFDHTAGQIITYLKAQNENTGYIPPKKSLNEIEKIQVEKAIDEALKNIAENKNLLNPKSSKEVSKREIIQDKTKKPKKSKSL